One Angustibacter luteus genomic window carries:
- a CDS encoding SufE family protein, giving the protein MSDERAPLPSAMAELAEDFHALGPQDRLQLLLELSDELPALPERYAGHLEAMEQVHECQSPLFLAVETDPESVHVFFDAPRESPTTRGFAGILHTGLNGLTPAEVLAVPDDAPYRFGLAEAVSPLRLRGMVAMLSRIKRQVRAQTAD; this is encoded by the coding sequence ATGAGCGACGAGCGAGCCCCGCTGCCGTCGGCGATGGCCGAGCTGGCCGAGGACTTCCATGCCCTCGGCCCGCAGGACCGGCTCCAGCTGCTGCTCGAGCTCAGCGACGAGCTGCCCGCGCTGCCCGAGCGCTACGCCGGGCACCTCGAGGCGATGGAGCAGGTGCACGAGTGCCAGTCCCCGTTGTTCCTCGCGGTCGAGACCGACCCTGAGTCCGTGCACGTCTTCTTCGACGCGCCGCGGGAGTCCCCGACCACCCGCGGGTTCGCCGGCATCCTGCACACCGGGCTGAACGGGCTGACCCCGGCGGAGGTGCTGGCGGTGCCGGACGACGCCCCGTACCGCTTCGGGCTCGCCGAGGCAGTGAGTCCGCTGCGGCTTCGGGGCATGGTGGCGATGCTGTCCCGGATCAAGCGGCAGGTCCGCGCGCAGACGGCCGACTGA